From a region of the Malania oleifera isolate guangnan ecotype guangnan chromosome 12, ASM2987363v1, whole genome shotgun sequence genome:
- the LOC131144495 gene encoding MLP-like protein 423: protein MASTGKLDVEVELKSSADKMWESIRDSATLFPEAFPDQYKSIQILEGDGKSVGSVRLVKFAEGLPLITESKEKIDAVDEGSKTVAYSVIDGELLKYYKNFKAKLCVVQKGEGSLVKWGCEFEKASEEVSDPDLIKDFAVMNFKGLDAYALKA from the exons ATGGCTTCAACTGGGAAGCTTGATGTGGAAGTGGAGCTGAAATCCAGTGCAGATAAGATGTGGGAAAGCATTAGGGACTCAGCAACTCTGTTCCCCGAGGCCTTCCCTGACCAGTACAAGAGCATTCAAATTCTTGAAGGGGATGGAAAATCTGTTGGCTCTGTTCGCCTTGTCAAGTTTGCGGAAG GGCTGCCTCTAATTACAGAGTCAAAGGAGAAGATAGATGCAGTAGATGAAGGTAGCAAGACTGTAGCCTACAGTGTGATTGATGGGGAGCTGCTGAAGTACTACAAGAATTTCAAAGCCAAGCTGTGCGTGGTTCAAAAGGGGGAGGGGAGTTTGGTGAAGTGGGGGTGTGAGTTTGAGAAGGCCAGCGAGGAGGTTTCTGATCCAGACCTCATTAAAGATTTTGCAGTAATGAACTTCAAAGGGCTGGATGCCTATGCCCTCAAGGCATAG